One stretch of Camelus bactrianus isolate YW-2024 breed Bactrian camel chromosome 19, ASM4877302v1, whole genome shotgun sequence DNA includes these proteins:
- the SDCBP2 gene encoding syntenin-2 isoform X2 — MSTLYPSLEDLKVDQAMQAQARAAARMPALPAQETNDSQPPVLYPNLAELENYMGLSLSSQEVQQNLPQIHEGASTTGQVVAPVSGNSLGVLRAEIKPGVREIHLCKDERGKTGLRLRAIDKGLFVQLVQANTPASLVGLRFGDQILQIDGRDCAGWSTDKAHSVLKRASAEKIVMVVRDRPFQRTVTMHKDSTGHVGFVIKKGKVVSLVKGSSAARNGLLTNHYVCEVNGQNVIGLKDKKVTEILATAGNVITLTIIPTVIYEHMVKKLSPTLLHHTMDHSIPEV, encoded by the exons gcccaggccagAGCTGCAGCCAGGATGCCTGCCCTGCCAGCGCAGGAGACCAacgactcccagcctccag TTCTGTACCCAAACCTGGCGGAACTGGAAAATTATATGGGTCTTTCCCTCTCCAGCCAAGAAGTCCAGCAGAACCTGCCTCAGATTCATGAAGGTGCCAGT ACGACGGGTCAGGTGGTGGCGCCGGTGTCCGGAAACAGCTTGGGCGTGCTGCGTGCGGAGATCAAGCCCGGGGTGCGTGAGATCCACCTGTGCAAGGACGAGCGTGGCAAGACGGGGCTGCGGCTGCGGGCCATCgacaag GGGCTCTTTGTGCAGCTGGTCCAGGCCAACACCCCCGCGTCCCTGGTGGGGCTGCGCTTTGGGGACCAGATCCTGCAGATTGATGGGCGGGACTGTGCTGGCTGGAGCACTGACAAAGCCCACAGTGTGTTGAAGAGGGCATCAGCCGAGAAGATCGTCATGGTCGTTAGGGACAG gccatTCCAGCGGACCGTCACCATGCACAAGGACAGCACTGGCCACGTGGGCTTTGTCATCAAGAAGGGGAAGGTCGTCTCTTTGGTCAAAGGGAGCTCTGCGGCCCGCAATGGGCTCCTCACCAACCACTACGTGTGCGAGGTGAACGGGCAGAACGTCATCGGGCTGAAG GACAAAAAAGTTACGGAGATTCTGGCCACAGCTGGGAATGTCATCACCCTGACCATCATCCCCACAGTGATCTACGAGCACATGGTCAAAAA GTTGTCCCCGACGCTGCTCCACCACACCATGGACCACTCTATCCCGGAAGTCTGA